The DNA sequence ATCACACTCTTGGCACCAAATCCTCAAACCCTCCTTCTACCCTTCTACGCTCTACGCAGCGAGTAAAGGGATGTAGATTAGAAGGGAATCATCGATAAATACATCGTTCTTGTTGTATAGCTTCACATATTTCTTCATCAGCATATCCCGTTCACTCGTTAGTTGCTGGCATCCCAAGACTGGTCGAGCTGTCTCAAAATCGATTCGCAGGGCTATCAACTCAACTACGCTCTAATAGATCGGATGGAATCCATTCGGTGATTGGGAGCGGAATACTATTCGGTACAGCTATCTCATCGATAATTCGAGACTTGTCCGTTTCAACAAAATCGGACTCAGCCATAAAGGATCGTCACATCAGAGTAGTCCTAGTCCATAAGCTTGGGTCTCCACTACTCTAGACCTggatcttgattttgataCTGCATCTGTTGTCAACGACGAACGGGCAgcaacaagaacaacaaccacaacgATACACGGTAGTCACGTCCAAGCGACCACTCTTCAGGGATCAGATTGGGTCGAGATCAGGATAGCTGGTCACTCCCAATAGGGACTAGGGCGACTTGATTGGCATCGCAACGAACTCCTGAAGATCAATCATATCGAATCAACCAACAGACATcgccattgatcttgatcaagacTCAGCCCCGCCTTCTCTTTTCCGCTTCCGCATCCGTGTTAACACTATCATCCAATCCGCACTCCATCGAAATGTCAACTGTATCAACCAATCCCGAGAAATCACCTACTTCTCCAATATCATCCTCCCGACCTCCCTCTTCGACCAGCACACAACAACGACCAGTGTTATATCACTCGTCAACTTCTTACGCTACTCGAGCACCTATTACCGCTCAGTCTCAATCCCTTTCTCAGCCAATAAgcaatgccaatgccaaatTGAATCAGCGTTACGAGGAACCCtcctcatactcatacccatacGAGTATCATGATGAGGCCgaagatcttccttcgaAAGAACaaccttcctcctcgtccccGTATGCTTATTCTTCGTATCCACCCACTTCCGACATGAATAAAAACCCAAATGGAATTCGAGATACAGAGAATCAATCGCATCCTACTTCTTCTTACTTTCAcaacgcaaacgcaaaccTAAACGtccatccatcttcagaAATCGACACGAACCTGTTAaacccctcatcatccagcaaCGTCAATAGCAATAGAAGGGGAAACCGGAACAGGGCAGTGAGCTTATCGTTGAACGAGATGTGGGACAAGTCGCGGAGCGGGATCGGATCGGTGTGTTCGCTCAAAGGCGAACATGCAGTAGGCAAGGGGATGATACTTGGATGGGTGGGGACGACTTTGGTGGTTCTTGGTATATTGGGTTGGTGGAGGAAAGAACTATTTCAGGGTATGTCCAGCTTTTCCTAGATTCGAGGCGATGACAATTGCGTGTCATCAGAATGTCACGTCGCCACTACCATCCTACGTGACCCTCGAAGATCTTGCTCTGCTGACGGTAAACATCTGATCTAGGCCTAGACTCGATGTCAACGACACTCGAAGCTTCTTCCTATGGCCACGCAGCGTTCTTCACCATGATTCTGATAACGACCATCCCGCCCATCCCGCTTTACTCGACTCTGATCGTTCTATCAGGATACACCTTTGGGGTATGGCAAGGGTTCTTGATTAGTTATGCTGCGAGCTTGGTCGGTGCTGTGGGCGTGTTTGTGGTCAGTCGGTGTTGGCTGAGGGACGTTATTGGTAGATTGTGAGTATATTGTacttgtgattgtgattgcgattgcaaTTATAGCACACCGCTTTCTCCTTACACCATTCACCACAAATCGAGGAGAGCCTATCGTCTCCCCCGTGACTCAATGCTGATCTAATTCATGTATTCATTTCAGCTTATCGTGCTCCCAGACATCTTCGACATTACTATCCCTCCTCTCGTCCCATCCACATTTACTGCTCCTCATCCGAATAGCTCCATACCCTTATAACCTACTCAATGTGATCCTCGCTTCGTCGCCTTCGCTCTCCCTGAAGACATATACGGCATGTACAGCGCTCAGTCTGTGTAAATTGGTACTACACACCTGGATAGGAAGTGGGATCCATAACCTATCCGAAGCTTATGGTCATGGCCCTCGACACGATCGTCCCCATATGGCCGAACCATTTCCCGGAAATGCAAATgggtcagaagaaggagacaaCGATCAATGGGCTTCTCACCCTCACGGAGAACCAGACTCAAATACTGGCGATCATACACCtcctcaccatcatcatccagcacCATGGCATGGCCACGGACATGGACATGATCACGGACAAGGGCCAGAGATGGATGTTGAGTGGGAACAAAGAGAACAGATCAAAACGTATTCGACGTGGTTCGGGATTTTCCTGTGTATTTTCCTTTTTGTCTATTTGACTTATTTGACTAAGAAAGCCTTGAAGAAGGCGCAGGCGCAgcaagagagggagagacaGATGAGTGAGAGTGGGGAGGGTCTCTTAAATAGGCTGGGGGAAGAGGTCTAATAGGTTCGTTTATCTGTTCATTGAGGGTCAAAGGTATAGATATACGATGAGGTGGACGGACTTTtctctcttgatctgatcacTGGCCCTTGATTATGACACGAATGGATATAGGTTGTACAGTAGTAATAGCAGTATTTGATTATCTTGTTTTGTTTCGTCATATCTTGTCTTGGTTTCTGATATCCTTCGGTCTCCATGCTGTAAAATACGAGTACCGAGACGAGACGGTCTATGCATATCCACATCTAAACAAAGATCCCATCCACCGAGCTCTCGCTCGCTGAGACATGAAGTGCTGATCACAGGAATCACGTGATACCGAATTGACCGTGCTTTTGCTCGGTTGTAAATATGAGATTTGTTCGGTTACACTGTATGTTACTCGGTTGAAGTCAATGTCAAGATCGACAGCGAGATGAGGTCCACATGAAGCATATAATATAAAGGAAGTCCAGAAGCTATATTGATTTCTATTgtaatcacaatcacaatcacgcTCACAACTTCAATCCGTAAAGCAGATCAAGACAAGCCCAAGCACGCGCGTATCGATCACTTGGCTAATTTGATTAAGTCACACTTTCCGATCTCTCCCCTCGTCTCGTCACCATGCTGGTAGTGACACGAGCTACGAGTCGTTCATACGCCAAATCACCCGTCCAATTCATCAAGCGGTATTTCTctcaacaccctcatcctAATGGAACTCGGTCAGGTCAGACTCAGGATCCTTCGGTGATGTTAAGAGAAGTAATGAGGAATGTAGCTCAAGTGAGTGCTGCCGAATCCACCAAAATAATTTCCAAACAAAGGTCGACTAtcacttcttgatctccactcATGTCCACATTTAAATATACTCATTTGTCACCCTTGATCTTTCCAAAGCACCGGGTCGCTCGTATAATCACCTACATCTGTTTCGATAAAttatatactgtatactatATACTATATACTGATCGACCTTCCCGCTATCGCTCACTTAGCCAGTAGCCATCGCCGTAACATCCGTTCCTCTCGAATCGAACCTCCACGGAAAATCGAAATACCACGGAGCGACCTTGACCTCTTTCACCTCGTTGACACTGTACCCTCATCCCCTCGTCGCGTTCTCTCTGAGATTGCCCTCTAGGATGGCAGATTGTCTGAGGCCGTTTAGGACGCATGAAGATCATCGGCGGCGTCAGCATcgacagcagcagcaacagcagcaacaacagtctgagtcaagtcgagGTATAgcaaaaggcaaaggtaTAATCCTACCGCCGAAATCGGAATTACCATGGCCCCTTTCGAGATTACCTATGCCTGAACAACCCCCCGAATGGGCTCAGAGCTTGTTTGCTAGTATACCGAATCCACTGCATGTTGAAACAGTCAATCCTTTGACtacatcatcgtcttcatcatcctcaacaccaacatcatcaacatcaataaGCAATTCTACTTCAAATacccaaaatcaaaatcaaacaacacaaaaccaaaatcaaaatcaaaaccGAGATGTGATACCCCTCTTAACGCAAACTCCTCTGACAATCTCTCTGCTTTCAACGGAAAATGAACACATAGCAGATGCCTTATCATTGCCCGCCACAGACCATTCGAGCATATTCAACAGGCCTGAAACATGGGTCGAGAGTCCAAGTCAAATCGAGAGCGAGACTCGACCCCAACATCCAACACATCCGCCAAGTCTGAAAGACGCTATCGGCAGTCTGCATTGTCAAGTAGTCGGTAGTGTCCTCCTGAAAGACCTTTGCGGGCCCGAGTCCCTGCCCGATTCCGGTGCCGAAGCAATGACAGGCGAAGGGAGTGAACTGTTCATTTGTCGAGTGATGGATGTCCAGATGAACCCCGATGAAAGTCTCGAACCGCTTTTGCAttggaggaggaaatacGTCGGAATCAAGGAGGAGCAGAATATATAGAATAGTACAGTATAATGAAATATACCTTTCGCAATGACTCTCGTTAcagcacagtacagtacagtataataATATGATACGCGATACGTGAAAATAATGCATTTCATGTATCTGCATATTCGCCGTTCAGCACCGGCGAAGCATCGACATGTGAAGCAATcgttcattctcatcataATCGTGTTCGTATATTCGTCAGCAGTTATATATATATCCTACAAAAGTAGTACAAAAAATACAACATTCAAAGCGTCCATCCtatcctcctttcctcccATCTTCCTATCCACCTACCCTCGCACCCTCATACCATTCTCTATACCCCAGAAAAGCCACGCACAAGTGATCAACAGCAATCCGCCAACTTTCCAGCCTACTGCTCTCGCTACATTATCCCAATCCCATTTCCTTCCCCATCTGAACGCTTCCCACGTACTCAGTCCATCCGGGATTTCCGGAGGTCCAGTGCCCATTGTGATTTTCACGGTACTTGAATTCGGTGTGATATCACCTTGCCCTCCGAcaccttccttctcctctctttccAAACCCGTATTAGACCGAGAcgcagaagctgaagaacgaggagggagaggtaTAACGTTCGACGTCACCCACATTTGAACGGTTCTTGACCATCCGGTAGTAACGCCTATCACCACCCAACAAAGTAACAGTCTATTCGCGCCGAGGAACCACAGCGTGAGGTATGTGGCGGGCCAACATAGGCATTGGAGAGATACGAGGCGGGTGATCGTTGATGGAAGGGAATAATATGAACGCCAACGATGTGTGAGGCCGGTCGTAAGTGAGAAACAGAAATGCGCTGTGCATATTGCCTATTTCGGTTCAAAACAGATACACGATtatcatcagcttattgTAGACTGTAGGAGTATTAAAAGAAAAACTCGTACGCACCCATGCAATGCAAAGCAACGCATCACCTCTATCGCACTTCTTCCACACCCCCTCTGTATTTTCGCCTCCAGCAACGAGTCGTTCGAGCGCTTCTCTAGACAAATCCACACCCCACGGCCACACGTCTACCCACAATCCTCCGGTGATCAGTGCTTGGGCTAAGACGCAGATCCCCCATAGGGAAGGTATGACAGCTAATAGCCGTAAGGGGAGTAATGTCGAATGATGAAACAACCTCTCGAATCTTTCGATTAACCCCTTGGACTCAACCCTACTTCGATCATCAAGAGTAGTAGCGGAAAAGGGTCCAGcattcttgttcttgtcttTATCCACTTTACCTTTCATGTCGACAAGGTCTCCGTTCAAGTTCAGTCCCAGGCCTCCTCCAGGTATATCGTTCGAGGTCGTTGAGGCCGAGGATATACTGGGTAGACTACCTTTCCTATCTAACGGGAATCTCTGCCTCAAATTCCCGGACGAGCCGAATTTCCTCGTCCGTTTAGGAGAGAACGTTATCGATCCCGAAGATCCCCCTGGTGAatttgtcgaggttgaggtcgactcgaaatcgtcatccgcatcttcgcttgatcctctcTCCAGATGACCAGCCGATATTGGTCGGTTGAAATTGTTGGAAATGAGCGAGACGTACTCCTCGTCCTCGGAGGACGAGTTCGACAAGGGCGTGACCACCCGGTTAGGGGTGATAGGCGACATCGTAGGGATGTTCAGCTGGGAGGAACGCGGGGAAGTAGATGGTGATTTGCGcaaagaggataaagaggaatAGGAGCGCGAATGAGTGGGAGAGGCTGGTAACCATCCTTCCTTGTTTGATTGGCCTTCCCCAGCAGGCAGGAGCCTCGCCGATGCAGGCGGGGTTTTTTGACGATGTCCTGAGGCTCTTCTTTTTAGTTCTCCACTGGGACGGGAACTCTCTGCCTgagttgaggatgaggatgaggacgaggaggatgcagcttgagcttgagcttgagattgagggaaCCTGGAAGATGCTGCCGCCCCTGCACCGCGCATATTTTCAGTCCATCCTTCgatcctctttgatctgaGAACAGTTAAATCAGGCTGGCTCAAACTGCCTTTATGCCTACTAGGTTCACTCTTCCCACCTGGACGGACGGTAGCGTCAGAATCTATTCCCGAGTCTTCGCCGCCGTTCGACCTtgccgaggagaaggattgTCTGGGCCGGACTCGCATGACAGATTTAGCGGATGGCAGGTGAGATGCATTAGCAGAGGCAGGGATAGGTATGGGTACTGCATTCGGATAAGGGTAAGAGTTTTGGCGAGATGGACCGGCATTATGTAGAGCAGCGGGAAAATGGGTAGGAGGAGGAGTAGGTTGATATGTGGTAGATGTAGACGAGGATGGTAGGGCGAGTAACGGATTCGCAGGTGGAAGAGAGTGGGAATGTATATGGGACGGTCTTTGTTGATGCAGGGCATGATGAGCGGGAATGGACACTGGCGGACCCATTGAGCCTGGTCGTAGtggttgatgttgatacgGTGCTTGTAAGGCGTTCTGcctcgatgctgattgaacTGGTAGCTGAGTCCGAGATAACGATTGAGGGTGCAATTGGTCTAATGGCGAGGCGGTGATATGATTGAGCGGTGTCAATCCCTGAATGACGATACGACCACTAGGACTGGTAGGTGCGGACTTGGAGCTATTGCTTCGAACTGCGTTGGGCCGGACTGCCTTTTTGCTTATATTTTCGTTCATTTGAGTTAACGTATTCGACCTTGAGCGGTGTTTCTCAGGCGAGGAGGAACCGCTGGCACTTGTGGTGGATTGCATATATCCAGCACTGTCATGAGACGAGCTCGAGCTcgggcttgagcttgaaccGGAGCCTGAAGATGCATTGTGGGTTGGGTGAGCTGTCAAGTTGCGGTAGAAGGATTGTTGGTTTGGGTCTAGGTCTTTCTGGGATTGTCGAGGGGATATCGAAGGTGGAGAACTGGTCAAGGACATTGCATAGTTGACGAGGGTGAGCGGTGTTTCGTGTGCTGTGTGCTGTGTGCTTCCGAGTGCTTCTCAATATGCCCGACTTGTATGTTACAATGTAAGCTTTACTTTACCCAGTAAGTGTATgtgaacaaggtgaatgATGAGTTGAGTGCGCAGAGTACAGTAAGTTAGTAGATTGACGAATGAAAACACGTGGGATTGTATTGAATGATAAAAAGGTCCGAGCGTTAGTCACTGGCGTCTTCCGGGTTGaacatatatacatatgcTGGACCGCATCTTCATTGCCTCGTCATTACATTACCAGGGTACCAGAGTAAGGCGAGAGTAGGATCATCAACCTAGGTAATGCACATACCGACACCCTTCAAATCAAATTGAAGCAGCATCGAAACCCTTCTCAGCCATAAATCATGCGCAAAGGTCCAGGTCTCTCCGCCTTATCACGACACTCCGCCTACTCATCCTCCTATTCCAccttatcctcttccatctctcaAGCAACCCTCGAATCGCTTCAAACATCTCTCGAATCATTCCGCGAGATGCTCATCGAGTTCTCTATCAAGCATAaaaaggatatcaaggatgATCCTGCGTTCAGATTCCAATTTCAGAAAATGTGTTCCGCCTTGAATATTGATCCCTTGATCGCTTCgtctgcttcgtcttcaaAAACAGCTTCTGGGATAGGTGGACTATGGGGTCTGCTAGGAATAGATGAATTCGAATATGAATTAGCCGTCCAATTAGTCGATATCGCAGTCTCATCCCGTCCCTCTAACGGAGGTCTAATCAAGATCCAAGATCTCATAATGCGTATAGAGAAACTTCGGAATGGCGGCACAGTGAAACCAAAACCCACAAATACAAATggtggaaagggaaacgGAAACACAACAACAGTAATATCCCACACGAACACGATTAGTGAACAAGATATAATCCGATCATTGAAACTGCTCGAACCCCTCAAATCGGGATACAAGCTCAACACGATCGGCGGCGTCAAGTATATACGGACGATACCGAACGAACTGAATACCGATCAGTCGATCTTACTTTCCATCGCGATAGCCAGTGGGGGGCGCCTCACGCAGAGGGAGATCAAGGGACAGACAAGTTGGTCAGATGATAGGATCAGGTTGGGCTTGGTCGACTGTGTGATGGATCAAGGATTGGGTTGGGTGGATGAACAGTCTCACTCGGTTTCGGTCTCCAATCTTGCTGGTCTTGGGAATGCCAGCGAAGTACGAGGAGATGTTTGGATAATAGCAGCTACCAATTTCGAGGATCCAAGTATCTCGTAGTCCTAGTCACAGTCCTATTTCCATGATCTAATGCTGTAATAATGGAGGGGTTGTATGATGTTAATATTGATGTCATGTTGTACTATTGTACTGTTGTATTGTTGTATTGTTTTGTCGGGACGCTTTCCCTTCAGAGAGAGATAAATGCAGCCTTGTAGCCGTATGGACAAATCGGCTGTAGCTATATACTTGAATTGCGACGGAAAGTCTTACAAGTATCAGCTTGGTCCGCTGGGACAATGATGATTGGAGATACATGCAACTGAATACTGAACACTGGATACTCAATATCTGTTATTGATCATAAGTCACTCAGTaaaacccaaacccaaattcTAAGTACACCAAAAGAACTCCTCTCAATCAATCATGCTTCTAGCCCGAGAATCTTCGTGATGTATTCAATGTCTGCGTATTTATCTCATTCGAGCCCATCATCTATACACATGAATGACCCATGTGAAAACACGCCATCGTTGCGCTTTACCAGTGTTGGTCATGATGCGGTGAAGTTTACATTGGGTGTCGGGTGAGGTActgctggagctggaaaaggTCGACCCCGCTTACTTTGTCGTTATCTTATTGTCTAGCGGCTGCTTCTCGAACGGGAGCTAATTAGAAGACCATTTCAGTCAGCTACCGATGCACAGTTGGAATAGGATATACAGTATCGGGACACAAGACATGTGAGCGGACGGGAATGGGGGAGacaaggcaaggcaaagcATCGAATTTTGAACCAACGAAGATGGCGGATTACGATCGAGGCTGGGCCAAAAAGCAGGATGATAGGGCAACGGTACagggcaagaaggagaagtcgCGCAAGGTGGATTAGAAACACATCAGAGGATGTGCGCGGAGAGGATATTGTGAACCATCGGCAAAATAATGGAGGAGAGCAGCCGACTCACCGAAATAAGGATGTTCTTGACTCTCCTGCGCCGTCAATCtctcttgatgatcataCCTCAACAACTTATCTAAAAAGTCAATTGCCTCATTCGAGATATATCTCTGGTTCTCCGACGTGATGAATCTCGACCATGGTTTGCGCGGATATCGTCCGAGTATATCATCGAATTGCGAGTCCAGGTCAATCTCATATCGTTCAAGGCTGTATCACATCCATCCTAGAATCAGCATCCCTTCCGTTCATGCAGACAGTCGATCTCAATTCGTTTTGACACTCACTAAATAAACAGTTCATCCGTCCCTAATACTTTGGTAATCTTCACCAATTGATCTGCGTTATCGTGTCCATGGAAAAATGGTTCTTTTCGGAATATCTAAGGGCGTTCAACCAAAACAATTAGTTCATCCTCGTCTGATCGCCTTCCTCATTGGCCCCACGGTCTTCCAATATTATTCATTTGGATTAAATTGATTGAGCCCGACTCACCATACTGGCGAACATACAGCCCAAACTCCACATATCCAAACTATAATCGTATTCTTGGAAGTCCACCAACAACTCTGGCCCTTTGAAATATCGTGATGCTACTCTGACGTTGTATTCTGTTCCTGGGTGGTAAAATTCTGCTAATCCCCAATCGATCAAACGGAGCTGCATGAAGACATAGCCGTCAGCGTGTGTAACATAGATGGGTGTCTTATTCTCCCTCGATATAAACGAATACCAGTGGTCATCGCAGTCCGCTTCCTGATGCTCTTCCCGATTCATGCACACAAGTCTGCTCTAGCTTCTCGCGGCCTTACACCGCTCGCTGCCATCCCGACCACCtgaaagccaagaaagacACTCACAGTCCTCTTCTCGTGATCAATCATGACGTTATGTGGCTTCACATCCCGGTGCATTATTCCTTTTGAATGACAGAAATCTAGTGCCTTGAGAAGTTCGAACATGTAGAATCGGACGTCGAAGTCGGTGAATTTGGGATAAAGGGTTTTGAATTCGACGTTCTGATAGGTCGCAAAGAAGATAGATCAGCGTATATCCTCCGACTACCTCCATTCTCCTATATTAATCGCTGCCTACTCTTGGAATGCGCATCGCAACCATTGTTGCTTGAGAACCGTAACTCCTCGCAGGGAGAGGTTGGACATCGAGGATCAAAGCGTGCTTCACTTACATTCACGTATTCCGTCACAATACTAGGCGTCTTACTCTGACTATCCCTCACCACATCCAACAGACTCACGACATTCGGCCCCCCCGCTAAATTCTGTAAAATCTTGAtttctctcttgatcttcttctttttcacTGGCTTCAGGACTTTAACTATACATTTGGCGTTTGTCGGTAGATGGATAGATTCGAAGACTTCAGAGTATTTCCCTCGGCCGACTTTACGGACTATCTCGTAGTTGTCTTGAATCCCCCATTGCACTACCAGGTTGTCTGCGAGGGTGATGTGCATGTGATCAGCAAACATCTCTGGGAAGTAAACATGGGCAAATTTCGTTCAGACAGACAGGGCTAAGTCATTTGAAAGACGGCAGCAGATGATATGAAATGTGATGCGATGGAATGTGATGAGATACGATAGAGGCggacaaggagatcaaagctcGTTGGGAACATTgattttcctctttccaagCTTGTGCTTTTGacaacaatatcaacgaTATCAAAGCCTTTCCGCTTTCCATGCATCGCAATAGCAGGCGATGTCATGAAGTATAGCCTCGGACTCACCATAATCCCACCACGATCTCCCCAGCTTCTCATTGACATTAGCGTATACTCGGGCCTGATTATTTGTATATCGGAAGACGAATGACGAATGTGCGTGAGGCCAAATGTCCGTCATTGAGAGATTTGATGTTCCAGAAGAATGGTGAGGGAATGATGATTTGTCAGCTTCTCTTCACTACACTTCGATTCGGAGACAGATGCACATACCACGCTCCTGCCCGCTGCCATGTTATATACCTGACTGTCCGATATCTTCGAGGAAAGTGAGCTTGGCGGTCAGGTGGAATACGCAGCCTGTGCTGATCTTGCTTGATTATTGGTTTCCAAGCTTGATATCCGATATGAATGTGCTTGACGCTGATGTTGCTATCAGTGGCGAGCTCAGACAAGTATTGCtatgatgtgatgatgtTATGATGTTATGATAGAATtactgatgatgatacaaTCAACCAACATCAACCAAGGTGTACTCGAGTACTACTGCattgattgatggttgatAATCTTCTCAGTGAACCAGCAATCCAAGACACTCGCATAAGATCAAAGCCAAGCACGCGTGTGTCTATCAAATATCTCCGACCATACCCGAATGTGGCAGTCCCCTTAGAGTGGAGGTCGTCCACTCGATGATCATCCTGCTTTACGCTCTCGTGAAATGTCGTCATGATTATG is a window from the Kwoniella dejecticola CBS 10117 chromosome 8, complete sequence genome containing:
- a CDS encoding casein kinase II subunit alpha, with product MAAGRSVARVYANVNEKLGRSWWDYDNLVVQWGIQDNYEIVRKVGRGKYSEVFESIHLPTNAKCIVKVLKPVKKKKIKREIKILQNLAGGPNVVSLLDVVRDSQSKTPSIVTEYVNNVEFKTLYPKFTDFDVRFYMFELLKALDFCHSKGIMHRDVKPHNVMIDHEKRTLRLIDWGLAEFYHPGTEYNVRVASRYFKGPELLVDFQEYDYSLDMWSLGCMFASMIFRKEPFFHGHDNADQLVKITKVLGTDELFIYLERYEIDLDSQFDDILGRYPRKPWSRFITSENQRYISNEAIDFLDKLLRYDHQERLTAQESQEHPYFAPVREAAARQ